A DNA window from Paraburkholderia hospita contains the following coding sequences:
- a CDS encoding hybrid sensor histidine kinase/response regulator, with protein sequence MLDPDGIIKTWNAGAERFKGYAASEIIGQHFSVFYPQSEQIAGRPALALRTALDEGKFEDEGWRVRKDGSQFWASVVINPLRDDSGKLVGFAKITRDITERKVAQDALRESEQRFSLLVQGVTDYAIFMLSPAGEVTNWNVGAERIKGYSRDEILGKHFSCFYTEEDRAGGLPAQTLAIARTEGRFEREGWRVRKDGTRFWAHVVVDAIRDEAGELVGYAKVIRDVTERKQAAEALERANAALFQAQKMESLGQLTGGVAHDFNNLLAVMSNGLDVLSLRGQDNADLRMLETMQRAVARGARLTQQLLSFARQQPLKVERCNVTAVIRGFEAVLRRAAEGAIGLEVRPESRPRPVLLDAARFEAALLNLVVNARDAMPGGGTIVLGVENVELGEGTVGMLAAGPYARVSVADTGSGMLPEVAARAFDPFFTTKEVGKGTGLGLSQVYGFIAQSGGDVLIHSEPGEGTTVSLYLPVAGDTSGDADTLPGPALDTVLLVEDEPDLLDATAQLLQSLGYEVLTASNGSEAMDVLSRRDNIGVLFTDVVMPDGIDGIQLARSTRSLHPAIRIVLASGYPLPALKAQHGNLSDFAFIHKPYRLADLVRALGMAT encoded by the coding sequence ATGCTTGATCCGGACGGCATTATCAAAACCTGGAATGCCGGCGCCGAACGCTTCAAGGGCTATGCGGCCAGCGAAATCATCGGTCAGCACTTTTCCGTTTTTTACCCGCAAAGTGAACAGATTGCCGGTCGGCCGGCGCTTGCCCTGCGAACCGCCCTTGACGAAGGGAAGTTCGAGGACGAGGGCTGGCGGGTGCGAAAGGACGGCAGCCAGTTCTGGGCGAGCGTGGTCATTAATCCGCTGCGCGACGATTCCGGCAAGCTTGTCGGGTTTGCCAAGATTACACGCGACATCACGGAGCGAAAGGTCGCCCAGGATGCGTTACGGGAAAGCGAGCAGCGCTTCAGCCTGCTGGTCCAGGGGGTCACCGACTACGCGATCTTCATGCTGTCGCCCGCTGGCGAGGTGACCAACTGGAATGTCGGCGCCGAGCGCATCAAAGGTTATTCGCGCGACGAAATTCTCGGCAAGCATTTCTCCTGCTTCTATACCGAAGAAGACCGCGCCGGCGGTCTGCCAGCGCAGACGCTGGCCATCGCCCGCACGGAAGGCCGCTTCGAGCGCGAAGGCTGGCGGGTGCGCAAGGACGGCACCCGCTTCTGGGCACATGTCGTGGTCGATGCCATCCGCGATGAAGCGGGCGAGCTCGTCGGTTACGCGAAAGTGATACGCGACGTGACCGAGCGCAAGCAGGCCGCGGAGGCACTGGAGCGCGCCAACGCGGCGCTGTTCCAGGCACAGAAGATGGAATCGCTGGGTCAGCTGACGGGCGGGGTCGCCCACGACTTCAACAACCTGCTGGCCGTGATGTCGAACGGACTCGATGTGCTTTCGCTGCGCGGACAGGACAACGCCGACCTCAGGATGCTGGAGACGATGCAGCGCGCGGTCGCCCGCGGCGCGAGGCTGACCCAGCAGCTACTGTCATTCGCACGCCAGCAGCCACTGAAGGTCGAAAGATGTAACGTGACCGCGGTGATCCGCGGCTTCGAGGCGGTGCTCCGGCGGGCCGCCGAGGGCGCGATCGGGCTCGAGGTCAGGCCGGAATCCCGGCCCCGGCCGGTCCTGCTCGACGCAGCCCGGTTTGAGGCGGCACTGCTTAACCTGGTCGTCAACGCGCGCGACGCCATGCCCGGCGGCGGAACAATTGTCCTCGGCGTGGAGAACGTCGAACTCGGCGAAGGGACGGTGGGGATGCTCGCGGCTGGCCCATATGCCAGGGTGTCCGTCGCGGACACTGGCTCAGGGATGTTGCCCGAAGTTGCGGCGCGTGCGTTTGACCCGTTCTTCACCACCAAGGAGGTGGGCAAGGGCACCGGCCTGGGCCTGAGCCAGGTATATGGCTTCATTGCCCAGTCGGGCGGCGACGTGCTGATCCACAGCGAACCCGGCGAGGGCACGACCGTCAGTCTCTATCTGCCGGTAGCTGGAGATACCTCCGGCGACGCTGACACGTTGCCCGGTCCGGCGCTGGATACCGTGCTGCTCGTCGAGGATGAGCCGGATCTGCTGGACGCGACGGCCCAGCTGCTTCAAAGCCTGGGTTATGAAGTACTGACCGCGAGCAACGGGTCTGAGGCGATGGATGTGTTGAGTCGGCGCGACAACATCGGCGTCCTGTTTACCGACGTTGTCATGCCTGACGGAATCGATGGCATTCAGCTTGCGCGTTCGACGCGCAGCCTTCATCCTGCTATCAGGATCGTGCTCGCGTCGGGATATCCCCTTCCCGCCCTGAAGGCGCAGCACGGCAATCTCAGCGACTTCGCATTTATTCACAAACCGTACCGGCTGGCCGATCTCGTACGGGCACTGGGCATGGCGACGTAG
- a CDS encoding DUF2934 domain-containing protein: MTERLVDVMNGSGNVLHTYPITLGEAGNADESRYLAKALEAAAQGRLVPDDKLGTLTARMHTARGGQMAPYGDDLEKTSETKVGLDQAVRERAYLLWEQDGRPDGRTEEYWHRALDQHLRERAYVLWQQEGSPEGRQDEFWRRLVDFQAQ; encoded by the coding sequence ATGACCGAGCGACTGGTTGACGTAATGAATGGCAGCGGCAATGTCCTGCATACCTACCCGATCACGCTGGGCGAGGCGGGCAATGCCGACGAGTCCCGATACTTGGCGAAGGCACTGGAAGCGGCAGCGCAGGGCCGGCTTGTGCCGGACGATAAACTTGGCACCCTGACGGCCAGGATGCACACGGCCCGGGGTGGTCAGATGGCCCCCTATGGCGATGACCTGGAGAAAACTTCGGAAACGAAAGTCGGCCTGGACCAGGCCGTTCGGGAACGCGCTTACCTGCTATGGGAGCAAGACGGGCGCCCGGATGGACGCACGGAAGAGTACTGGCACCGTGCGCTTGACCAGCATCTTCGCGAGCGGGCCTATGTTCTCTGGCAGCAGGAAGGCAGTCCCGAAGGGCGACAGGATGAATTCTGGCGCCGGCTTGTCGATTTCCAGGCCCAGTGA
- a CDS encoding cold-shock protein, with translation MDTGTVKWFNDSKGFGFITPDAGGDDLFAHFSEIRGDGFKTLAENQKVSYETKRGPKGMQAANISPQ, from the coding sequence ATGGATACCGGTACTGTCAAGTGGTTCAACGATAGCAAGGGTTTTGGCTTCATTACTCCGGACGCGGGTGGCGACGATCTCTTCGCGCATTTCTCGGAAATTCGCGGCGATGGCTTCAAGACGCTCGCAGAAAACCAGAAGGTGAGCTACGAGACAAAGCGCGGCCCGAAGGGTATGCAGGCCGCGAACATCTCGCCGCAGTAA
- a CDS encoding NHL repeat-containing protein: MAIYVGVLRDTVNVYDDKAVGDAVPVRSIHGPSTGFDGVVDVVLDSLGNLYVGNAAPSTITVYTSTADGDAAPIRIIRGGNTGLAIPGSLAIDSADNLYVLNTGGVPSHRKITVYGPGASGDVAPIRTLTGIQVGDIGNLNGIAIDNFDNLYLSQDDMPRIISVYPPGANGSVAPIRTISGGSTGLAIPSQMAFDSFNNLYVSDGIDILVFDPGASGDAAPIRKISGPSTGIVDDFDLAVDAAGLVYVGNFPTDLSAGSVTVYSAGASGDAAPIRTISGIDTGIGVPSGGIAISKEPAVTTQDNWRWCNKCEGLFFAADTTSGACAAGGGHNYAESGNYVLAIAPAAGQDNWRWCHKCEGLFFAGDTTTGACTAGGGHDYRGSGDYVLRAAPETGQDNWRWCHKCEGLFFAGDTTTGACPAGGGHDYKGSGNYVLASH, translated from the coding sequence ATGGCTATTTACGTCGGGGTTTTGCGCGACACAGTAAACGTCTACGACGATAAAGCCGTTGGAGATGCTGTGCCTGTCCGCAGCATTCACGGCCCCAGCACTGGGTTTGACGGCGTCGTGGACGTTGTGCTCGATTCTCTGGGAAATCTCTATGTGGGCAATGCCGCTCCTAGCACCATTACGGTCTACACCTCCACCGCCGACGGCGACGCCGCACCGATCCGCATCATCCGCGGCGGCAACACTGGCCTTGCGATTCCCGGAAGTCTGGCCATCGATAGCGCGGACAACCTCTATGTCCTCAACACAGGGGGAGTTCCCTCACATAGAAAGATTACTGTATACGGGCCAGGCGCCAGCGGCGACGTCGCGCCTATCCGCACCCTTACTGGGATCCAGGTTGGTGATATCGGCAACCTGAATGGGATAGCTATCGATAATTTCGACAATTTATACCTCTCCCAAGACGATATGCCACGGATCATCAGCGTCTACCCTCCCGGAGCCAACGGTTCGGTCGCGCCGATTCGTACCATCAGCGGTGGCAGCACTGGCCTTGCCATTCCCTCTCAGATGGCCTTCGACAGCTTCAACAATCTCTATGTGAGCGATGGGATAGACATTCTCGTCTTCGACCCCGGAGCCTCGGGTGATGCCGCGCCCATCCGAAAGATTTCGGGACCTAGTACCGGAATCGTCGATGACTTCGATCTGGCAGTTGATGCAGCCGGCTTGGTCTACGTGGGAAACTTCCCAACGGATCTCTCGGCTGGCAGCGTTACTGTCTATAGCGCGGGTGCTAGTGGTGACGCCGCGCCGATCCGCACCATCAGTGGTATTGACACCGGAATTGGGGTACCGAGCGGCGGCATCGCCATAAGTAAGGAACCAGCCGTAACCACACAGGACAACTGGCGGTGGTGTAACAAGTGCGAGGGCCTGTTCTTCGCTGCCGACACCACCTCGGGCGCATGCGCCGCCGGCGGCGGTCACAACTATGCGGAAAGCGGCAACTACGTGCTGGCCATTGCCCCAGCGGCTGGCCAGGACAACTGGCGCTGGTGCCATAAATGTGAGGGTCTGTTCTTCGCTGGCGATACCACTACCGGCGCATGCACTGCCGGGGGCGGTCATGATTATCGGGGCAGTGGCGACTATGTTCTGCGTGCCGCCCCAGAAACCGGCCAGGACAACTGGCGCTGGTGCCATAAATGTGAGGGTCTATTCTTCGCTGGCGATACCACTACCGGCGCGTGCCCTGCCGGGGGCGGGCACGATTATAAAGGCAGCGGCAACTACGTGCTTGCAAGTCATTAG
- the tssC gene encoding type VI secretion system contractile sheath large subunit, whose translation MHPSSERRAQPQDLTATEVFALFEKEVGIRSERDREDYQDSLRTLASLALANILSIQGDAVRTLEALIAQIDNKLSEQVNVIMHQQEFKRLEATWRGLWYVCSQIKSIEDAKLKFFNMSKSELYRISRSGRESTLYDQVYTQSFATFGGEPFGAIIVDFQFDTSGTDVYILHHLALVGSTAHTAFIVSADPAMFGLTSFTEIHAPRKLQIHPLGPGSAYWRSLCNDERARYLCIALPHILMRGTYGQGKIVATEFSFEEEASRSSDMLWGNPGWAIGDSIARSFGQDGWFAALCGSEAPGVVRNLPVVEVPADDGGTEVIGPTDTPVSYARERELTQLGFTTLLQRKGFSDVVLNAVHNPFRREAISRTAFLGARPPPDTAARFHDDSPDRDLRAVLCASRFAHYIPIVWNTASGRLPDVKSDTETRPYESLELSLQLWFDGYVATPDTAPTVDRPLRSAMVRVHQRDPGDYCAEAVVELWLGYLFVGDVGPVKIAVRLENAFDRPAARQVAVARLSIAEPRRVRGEHLNSQIAPGHSNSQHAIAPFQLYAIEPSREPIQVVSTLTQVLSERAWILQRIVLGPLCVHALVAADLPIDQLIDFAADEESQLEIDITHCVMGTKLNSFQLAFLATYPSKIVRGLSADLAMLDDRYILRLLEPLAVLDPGHLIPTSESRAIECRFDMVILEEPGHDH comes from the coding sequence ATGCATCCAAGCAGCGAAAGGAGGGCACAACCTCAAGACCTGACAGCGACAGAGGTTTTCGCTCTATTTGAAAAAGAGGTTGGGATACGGTCGGAGCGCGACCGTGAGGATTATCAAGATTCGTTGCGCACCCTTGCATCGCTAGCACTTGCTAATATCTTATCTATTCAAGGTGATGCTGTTCGGACGCTGGAAGCGCTCATCGCTCAAATAGACAATAAGCTATCCGAACAAGTCAACGTAATCATGCACCAGCAAGAATTTAAGCGCCTGGAAGCGACTTGGCGGGGGCTCTGGTATGTGTGTTCGCAGATCAAATCTATTGAAGACGCAAAGCTCAAGTTCTTTAATATGTCGAAGAGCGAGTTGTATCGCATTTCGAGAAGCGGGCGCGAAAGCACGCTTTATGATCAAGTATATACCCAGAGTTTTGCGACTTTTGGTGGTGAGCCGTTTGGCGCAATTATTGTTGACTTCCAGTTTGACACGAGCGGAACTGATGTTTATATCTTGCACCATTTGGCACTGGTCGGCTCGACGGCACATACTGCGTTCATTGTTAGTGCTGATCCAGCGATGTTCGGATTGACAAGCTTCACTGAAATACACGCTCCCCGGAAACTTCAAATTCACCCGTTGGGGCCGGGAAGTGCATATTGGAGATCGTTGTGTAACGATGAACGTGCACGCTATCTTTGTATTGCGCTGCCACACATCTTGATGCGCGGCACTTATGGGCAAGGTAAGATCGTCGCCACCGAATTCAGTTTCGAGGAAGAAGCTTCCCGCAGCTCCGACATGCTTTGGGGCAATCCGGGATGGGCGATAGGTGATTCGATCGCAAGGTCATTCGGTCAAGACGGGTGGTTCGCCGCTCTATGCGGTAGCGAAGCGCCTGGGGTAGTGCGGAACTTGCCCGTAGTGGAGGTTCCTGCAGATGACGGCGGAACTGAAGTAATTGGCCCGACGGATACACCTGTTTCATATGCTCGTGAACGAGAGCTGACGCAGTTAGGGTTTACGACGCTGTTGCAGAGAAAGGGTTTTTCCGATGTGGTCCTCAATGCTGTGCATAACCCTTTTAGGCGAGAAGCTATTAGCCGGACAGCGTTTTTGGGCGCCCGGCCGCCGCCTGATACGGCGGCTCGATTTCATGACGATTCGCCCGATCGCGACCTCCGGGCGGTCTTGTGCGCGTCTCGCTTTGCACATTACATCCCTATCGTTTGGAACACGGCCTCGGGGCGCTTGCCTGACGTCAAGAGCGACACAGAGACTCGGCCGTACGAATCCTTAGAACTCAGCCTGCAGCTTTGGTTTGATGGGTACGTAGCGACGCCAGATACTGCACCGACAGTTGATAGACCTCTACGAAGTGCGATGGTGCGCGTACACCAACGAGATCCGGGTGACTATTGCGCAGAGGCCGTTGTGGAGCTTTGGCTTGGCTATCTCTTTGTTGGGGATGTCGGGCCCGTTAAAATCGCCGTCCGGCTTGAGAACGCTTTCGATAGGCCCGCAGCCCGCCAGGTCGCGGTGGCACGGCTCTCCATTGCGGAGCCAAGGCGGGTCCGGGGTGAGCATCTAAACTCTCAGATAGCTCCCGGTCATAGCAATAGCCAGCATGCAATCGCACCGTTTCAGCTCTATGCAATAGAGCCTAGCAGGGAACCCATACAGGTTGTTAGCACCCTCACTCAAGTGTTAAGTGAACGCGCGTGGATTTTGCAGCGCATCGTCCTAGGACCTCTTTGCGTCCACGCGCTTGTAGCCGCAGACCTCCCCATCGACCAATTGATCGATTTCGCTGCAGATGAGGAATCTCAACTTGAGATCGACATCACACATTGTGTGATGGGAACCAAATTGAATAGCTTCCAGCTGGCGTTTCTCGCAACATATCCTTCGAAGATAGTTCGTGGGCTGTCTGCAGATCTCGCCATGCTTGATGACCGATATATCCTGAGGCTTCTGGAGCCTCTCGCAGTGTTGGACCCAGGTCACCTCATTCCGACTTCGGAGTCAAGGGCAATCGAGTGCCGCTTCGACATGGTGATTCTGGAGGAGCCAGGACATGACCATTGA
- a CDS encoding alpha/beta fold hydrolase: MTIEYHDVIRTGPELTHPENGKWFLASDVHGPVVVFVHGFTAHGRYLARLAEYVGAHGFSPTLFNYDSYRGIDQAALDLEMLLSDIGDEIRREGLFLVGHSMGGLVVRYFVQYGTERSKFQVRGIATLGTPHCGTLSKRHLGHFLDWADSVTMPNPFSRSPACPSAVQLTDASPSGLIGRLNQDAAADERRIPILSISGGLPFLEFGSGSNGGFAGTLRNLVLQRLIGERPNDGLVPESSANVSKAIGSGPHRSHASDYPGYERVNHSYLGRNQQIAGIIVRWLHDVTHQYCDSKANT; the protein is encoded by the coding sequence ATGACCATTGAATACCACGATGTTATACGAACCGGCCCGGAACTTACGCATCCAGAAAACGGTAAATGGTTTCTTGCGTCCGACGTACATGGTCCTGTTGTCGTATTCGTACACGGCTTTACCGCACACGGCAGGTATCTGGCCCGACTGGCGGAGTACGTAGGCGCACACGGTTTTTCCCCGACGCTATTTAACTACGATTCGTATCGAGGCATCGATCAAGCCGCGCTAGACCTGGAGATGCTGCTCAGCGATATCGGAGACGAGATTCGTAGAGAGGGACTCTTTCTTGTAGGCCATAGTATGGGCGGCCTCGTTGTCAGATATTTTGTTCAGTATGGTACCGAGCGCTCCAAATTCCAGGTACGCGGAATCGCAACCCTTGGAACGCCCCACTGTGGAACACTCTCGAAGAGGCATCTTGGCCACTTTCTTGATTGGGCAGATTCCGTCACTATGCCCAATCCCTTCTCACGCTCGCCCGCTTGTCCGTCCGCGGTGCAACTCACCGACGCCAGCCCTTCGGGTCTCATTGGGCGCCTAAATCAGGACGCGGCCGCTGACGAAAGGCGCATTCCAATTCTCTCGATTTCTGGCGGATTGCCTTTTCTTGAGTTTGGGAGCGGCAGTAATGGAGGGTTCGCTGGAACGCTGCGAAATCTGGTTCTGCAACGGCTCATCGGTGAGCGACCAAACGACGGACTCGTCCCTGAGTCAAGCGCCAATGTAAGCAAGGCTATCGGTTCCGGCCCGCATAGATCCCACGCCAGCGACTACCCGGGATACGAGCGGGTCAACCACTCGTATCTTGGTAGGAACCAGCAGATCGCCGGGATCATCGTGCGGTGGTTACACGACGTAACGCATCAATATTGCGATTCGAAGGCTAACACCTGA